The Desulfolucanica intricata nucleotide sequence GGCTCACCGGATTGTCTGTTAGAAGGGGTAGCCAGGGGAATTGATATGTTTGACTGTGTGTTGCCTACCCGAATTGCACGTAACGGTACGGTATTTACGCAGCACGGAAAACTGGTTGTTCGCAATGCTCAGTATGCCAGAGACTTTACGCCCCTGGATGAGGGCTGCGGCTGTTATACCTGTCGTAATTTCACGCGGGCTTATATAAGACACTTGTTAAAAGCCGATGAAATTTTAGGAGTGCGGTTGACTACGATACACAATTTGTATTTCCTTCTGCGATTAATGGAAAATATAAGAAAGGCTATCATGGAGGACCGGTTGGTGGAATATAAAAATCAATTTTTGGAACTTTGGCAGCCATAGGCAAAAATTAAAAAAGGATTCAAACCATTGGTAAAGAATAGTTATTATCCATATGATACTATTATAAGAATACTATTATAATGAAAGGGGGGGTTGAGGATGAATGGTCAAGTCGCGTCACTTTTATACATATTGGCATTATTTGCCTTAATGTATTTTTTGCTTATTCGGCCTCAGCAGAAGCGGCAAAAACAGCATCAGCAAATGATTAAAAACCTTTCAGTCAATGATTCTATTGTTACTGCCGGGGGGATATATGGCAAGATTGTAAAAATCAAGGATGATTCTTTAATTGTAAGGGTAGCCGATAATGTTAGAATAGAGATTTTAAAGACTGCCGTTGGTCAGGTTCTCAAAAGTAACAGCAATGAGCAGAAGGAAAAAGAAACAAAGGAAGAGTAGACCGGAAGTCTACTCTTTTTCTTGGAGGTTTGGTGATTATTTAGGCAGGCTAGCCTATACCAGCCTATATATGTCTAAAATTGTAAAAATATCCGTTGACGAGGGGGCTAAAATTTGGTAACGTTAGAAGATGTGAAGAGCCATCCGGTAGTTGACAGTTTCATTCGTAAAGGTAACGAGTTTCTTGGTGTTATGGGATTCACCGAACACAGTTACCGGCATATCAACCTTGTGTCTACTATTGCCAAAAACATTTTAGAAAGATTGGGGTATTCCCAGAGGGAATCTGAACTGGCCGCCATTGCCGGCTACCTTCATGACGTGGGTAATGTGGTTAGCCGCAATGATCACGGCATCTCCGGTGCACAGATTGCTTATCCGATTTTAATGGAGTTGGGTATGCACCCGGATGAGGTAGCCATAGTAATATCCGCTATTGCCAACCATGAGGAACAGTACGGTCAACCGGTAAACAATGTGGCTGCAGCCTTGATTATAGCTGATAAATCCGATGTTCACCGATCTCGGGTACGTAATCAGGACTTTGCAACTTTTGATATTCACGACCGTGTAAACTATGCTGTAGAACATGCCTATATTTGGGTAGATGAAGAGCGCAGGGCGGTAACCATGGATATAACCATTGATATCAATATTTGTCCGGTGATAGAGTATTTTGAAATCTTTTTGGAGCGGATGATGCTTTGCAGGCGGGCGGCTAATTTTCTGAAATGTAATTTTGAGTTGGTGGTGAACGGG carries:
- a CDS encoding HD domain-containing protein, with amino-acid sequence MVTLEDVKSHPVVDSFIRKGNEFLGVMGFTEHSYRHINLVSTIAKNILERLGYSQRESELAAIAGYLHDVGNVVSRNDHGISGAQIAYPILMELGMHPDEVAIVISAIANHEEQYGQPVNNVAAALIIADKSDVHRSRVRNQDFATFDIHDRVNYAVEHAYIWVDEERRAVTMDITIDINICPVIEYFEIFLERMMLCRRAANFLKCNFELVVNGSRLL
- the yajC gene encoding preprotein translocase subunit YajC, whose translation is MNGQVASLLYILALFALMYFLLIRPQQKRQKQHQQMIKNLSVNDSIVTAGGIYGKIVKIKDDSLIVRVADNVRIEILKTAVGQVLKSNSNEQKEKETKEE